The stretch of DNA tagattgtggtgggttgtgatgagtAGGCGcaatctcatcagttttgcctatgtgtcatgtccatgtggcagtttttgccctaggttgtgaagcaacctatatttctatcattcccaaaattcccaaaaaaatctcacaaattctttggggcatatcttcatcaaatatgtaaaaatccttccttgcctagttcaaaactaattcaacaatattcattttcctattatgttcacaacaacactttatgaaggaagtgctatttatatattcttgattgccctcggaatttttgggcactctttcctatccaaatcattaccacatgacaaaattcagctccatttgcctagcaaatcttcctcggcaaatttccaaagtttttgtccacctagaagcattgtgaaggaagtaccttttttatatctctaaatgacatgaaatttatacagttccttcatatgcccaaattatcaccctcctccaaattgcagctcagtcaaatcatctatgtgagcccaggttcaatttatattttatggccaaattggcacgttgcaaagcaagtgttatatagacccctcctattaccctcaaacttttcgggcactcttccataaccaaatcatacccaaatcattgccacatgataatattcagctcaattttcctagtaaatctttctcaggaaattcccaaagtttctacctcgagagaagctttgtgaagtaagtactagctaggcttacccaaatgatctgaaaatttaccagcgcatgaccatagctatgtaacttacctacaccaatttttagctcatttcattcatccaatctctctcactagttttcccaagtttttgtccatagaagagcattgtgaaggaagtactactttggcatgtcaaAATGATATCGATTtttacaatgctttcctatgcccaaataaccatcctccaccaaattttagctcaatccagtcattattttgagcccagcttcaacattcatatttttgtccagtgtggtactttgtaaagcaagtaccacctaggatcctccttttgagctgaaaatttgtgaatacattctccttagtagatgatcatcctcggccaaaactaacgcccattggccatgtgcatttcccgtaccgctaatcaaacagttggctgcttattcatgtttgagcatcgatcggtctcctcgtgagaatcttatgttgtgattttcttcctagcacctacctggggagtgcccaacccactagacatgcctaggccacccagaacacatggcaacgccacggccatgcggtgaccacgcggcgggcatgcgagtttacgcgctctagagttgggggcccaaacctcgacgtatcgccaccaaaccatgtatttatgattaaataggtacttatgtaactagaaatgatttttggaaaaaataaatagcaaactatgaggcagctgcagttcaaatttgacccgcttcctactgaatcagcgggaatttgtcttcttcaccaaaggtggatcaaaaattttgacacccaaccattttgtcaattgtgcattaaatatgtactagtattttataaaattgattaggtccaattttgcaacaaatatatggtaggtccttcacaaaaaaactcatttcaggcactcggaaaatggaaaatggttttttcgtccaaagaaaatgaaaacttccttaggcaacattgtttgccatttcaatatgcacccttgtgcacaatatgagatcatttgaacaaactatgccatgaatgtggccataagattgatcatttggcttgaaagccatgaatcttcacacttgatagctcatttctgagaacacttttttaaataATTACTGTATTATaattttattatttttcctggaaacttgttcacatataatgacacaaatgctaaggttttccaattttttgattttttttgaattttttatgcccatttcaaaatgcggtcaaaacggcgggcttgaccgttcctagctagtggttgaatattggaatttttttggtgtttctctaattaaatagatacttatgtacctagaaattatttttggaaaaaataaatagcaaactatgaggcagctgcagttcaaatttgacccgcttccagctgaattggcgggaatttgtctttttcaccagaggtggatcaaaacttttgacacccaaccattttgtcaattgtgcattaaatatgtcctagtattttataaaaatgatttggtacaattttgcaaaaaatatatggtaggtccttcacaaaaaaacctcatttcgggcactcgaaaaatggaaaatgaattttccgtgcaaagaaaatgaaaactccctttggcaacattgtttggaattccaagatgcacccttgtgcacaatatgagatcaaactatgccatgaatgtggccataagattgatcgtTTGGGTTGAAAtacatgaatcttcacacatgatagctcatttctgagaacacttttttaaaataattacggtattacaattttattatttttcctggaaacttgttcacatataatgacacaaatgcgaaggttttccaattttttgatttttttgaattttttatgcccgtttcaaaatgcggtcaaaacggcgggcttgaccgttcctagctagtggttgaatattggaatttttttggtgtttctctgattaagtagatacttatgtacctagaaatgatttttggaaaaaataaagagcaaactatgtggcagctacagttcaaatttgacccgtttCTAACTGAATCGACGgcaatttgtctttttcaccagaggtggatcaaaacttttttcacccaaccatttggttaattgtgcattatatatgtcctagtattttataaaattgatttggtccatttttgcaacaaatatatggtaggtccttcacaaaaaaacctcatttcgggcactcaaaaaatggaaaatgaattttccgtgcaaagaaaatgaaaactccctttggaaacattgtttggaattccaagatgcacccttgttcacaatatgagatcatttgaacaaactatgccatgaatgtggccataagattgatcgtTTCGGTTGAAAtacatgaatcttcacacatgatagctcatttctgagaacatttttttaaaataattaccgtattacaagtttattatttttcctggaaacttggtcacatataatgacacaatgcgaaggttttccaattttttgattttttttgaatttttatgcccatttcaaaatgcggtcaaaacggcgggcttgaccgttcctagctagtggttgaatcttggaatttttttggtgtttctctgattaaatagatacttatgtacctagaaatgatttttggaaaaaataaatagcaaactatgaggcagctggagttcaaatttgacccacttccaactaaatcggcgggaatttgtctttttcaccagaggtggatcaaaacttttgacacccaaccatttgttttattgtgcattaaatatggcctagtactttagaaaattgatttggtataattttgcaacaaatatatagtatgtccttcacaaaaaaactcattttggacactttaaaaatggaaaatgatttaAAAAAACTAATTTCTCCTAACTCTTTCAAAAGGTATTTGTCTTATTTCGATTTGTCATTATTCCTGAAAACTCAAGTCAAATTTGATGAAACATGAGAagatattttatttttatttttatttttcagaTCATAAAATAGCCAATATGATTTAGCACCTTACTTTTAGTCGATTACGACCAATTTAGATGGTCAAAAAATGTAGTACTGGTATACTGCGTTCTGATTGGTCCAGGAGCATCTCACGCGGATCGTGCCTAATCACCGTCGTATGCTCCTGGATCCAATGGCCCGCCTGTCTCACCCACGTCGCCCAACCCACAACCCGCACTCCCTCCCACGCACCCAACCGCACCCAACCCCTCGTGCCCactcacctctctctctctctctcgaaccCTAGCGCTCCACTCCTTCCTGGCCGCAGCCACCTCCGGCGCCCTCTGTCCGGCGAGATCCATATGGATCGAACCCCTCCAATCCGCACCACCTCCGGCGCCCTCTGTCCGGCGAGATTCATATGGATCGATCCCCTCCAACCCTCCAACCCAcgactcctcctcctctcctgcTCTCTGGATCTCTGGATTGACCCAACCGCTTCTCCCCCAATCCCGTCCTCCTCCATGCCGAGCCGAGAGACACTCCCCACTTccagccgaaaccctagcctGAGACCCCTTCCTCCTCGATGGCCAACCCCTCCATGGCGGCCGGCGACAGGATGCCCTTGGCGGAGGGGGTCCATGCCGTCGGAGCCCAGATCCGCAACTGCATCCGCGTGGCGCCCGTCGACCGCGTGGCTGCGGCCCTAGCGACGCGATGGTAGGGTCGGCCCTGGCGGTGTTGGAGGCGGCAAGCCAGTCCCTGAGAAACCGTGAGATCCTCGGCGCCGTGGGCACCACCACGGCGGCGCTAAGCACCACCGATGCCGATGGGGTCCAACGAGGCGGACAAGCCGCTGTGGCGGATCGATGCGTCGTTCGAGCAGCTCACGGCCGTCGCCAAGCCACAACAGCAGCCCGCGATGGCGGCGGGGGACTTCTCACGTGCCTGCTCCAATGTCTCCGTCCTCTCTGGCTGCCTCGACATCGCCTTCAAATTTGCCTTGATGGACTAAGTCGCCAAGGCAAGCGGCCGCTCCTCAGCCCCCCTCTCCTCCCCCACTACCTGCTCTGTTGTTCGGTATGCTACTTCATTGTGCTTGTACTGTATGTGGTAAAATTTCTGGTGATTCCTTCCCGGGACATTGATTTAGTTGTGTGAAGTTGAGAGGTTTGGGATGAAATGACCATTGCTTGTTCAATCAGTAAATTCTTCAGTGTTCTTGGCTTCTTAGTACATGCACATTCGCATTTATTGTATCTGAATTGTATCAACTTGCCAGTTAGCTAATTACTAAAATCATGTGCACATAACTATGTGAAGTTGATGTTCAACCATTACATGTGATAACTAGGAAGCATATTTTTATCAGTGGACTGCTATTTCTTTTCTTGCTTCTGTTTGCAAAATTAGGTGATCAAGGTAGCCTCGTTTTCTTTAGTGTTAAAAAAAGTACTAGGCTGCAGTTTTTTAGTGTGTCATCTTTATATGTGTCTTTCGAGTGAACAAACTATGCTAAAGGTAGATCAGGACTTCCATCTAAAGTGGAATTCTATCTTGGGTCTGATCTTTTGAATGAAAAGTTTTAGTTAGAAATACACTGCTTTCTATCTGAAGGGGTGTATAGCTGTGTTGTATGACGTTGTTAGTTTTTGATGTACAAAAACTTGGTAGGTATTCTAGGCTGATGATTGTTGGGACTCTATAGTTATTGAATGGATTTGCTAGCAACAAGGTGCCAGGCACAATTTACTGGTTATGAGAAGACTATAGTTGTGTTATTGTGATATTCAATTTATAGAATTGACTATGTTCTGTTTTTGCTTCAGGTAAACCAAGGTTTTGCTCATGGCTCGTACTAAGCAGACTGCTCGTAAGTCCACTGGAGGAAAGGCTCCTAGGAAGCAGCTAGCCACCAAGGTTTGTGACTGCAATATTGATAGTTTACCTATGCCATGTCTTTATTTATGGTTTAGGTAAATTGAACTGGGTATAATTTGAACCTCAACCTTCATTGCCAGCTTATGACCAGATATCCTACTGATGTATATGGACTATCATGGTATTATTGTTAATTTGACCATGTGCTCTACTTTGCTTTTTGACAGGCTGCCCGTAAGTCTGCTCCCACAACTGGAGGAGTGAAGAAGCCTCACCGTTACCGCCCTGGAACTGTTGCTCTTCGGTGTGTAAAATCTTCCAACCTATTCTAGCATGTGTTATAGTTTTGTTTTGAAGTATTCTCAAATGAGTAAATTTTGTGCTTGACTTTGCAGTGAGATCCGCAAGTACCAGAAGAGCACGGAGCTGCTCATCAGGAAGCTTCCATTCCAGAGGCTTGTTAGGGAGATTGCCCAGGACTTCAAGGTGATCAATCAACTTGTGCACTACATTGTGATGCTCCTGTTGTGTCAACTCTTATAGTATGATGAATCAAGTAAACTAAAAGCACCATCATGTTCTGTCTGTGCAGACTGACCTCCGCTTCCAGAGCCATGCGGTGCTGGCCCTTCAGGAGGCTGCAGAGGCCTACCTGGTGGGTCTCTTCGAGGATCCGTGGCGAGAGGGCTTAAGGTGCTTGCTTTGCCTGTGGGAATGTCTCTGGCGGGCATCTGTGTCTGCTTTTGCTGCTGTTTTTAGTGATTGTTTGGAACTACTAGCTCtaatttaacttacttctcgttCCCCTGTTTCTGCTATCAGTATTCCCATGGAAATTTAGGTAACTATAGTAATACTGTACAATAAACATCATTGCATTACAAGTTGGGTTTGAATCTACTTGTGAGCAAGTGGGTGCGCCCATTCTAGAAATATGGTATGTAGATTTGCTTCACAGAACTGATGATGATGCACCTATTTGGAACAGTCCAGTCCATTCTCACAACCAATTAAGTCCAGAGCTCACACCTCTCTGTTGATGATGCACGTACATTCCAGTTAAAGAATAACACATGATTAATTAATCCTTGGGCTCTTCTAGACGTGCTTCTTACTCAAGGTTCCAAGTAGAGATTCCTATAGACGTATACTTGCTTTGCTGCCGATTCCTGACTCTGTCTATCTGTTTTCGAACTATAAAATGCAGCGATGCCAAACATCGCCTCTGCTTCAACTAATTAATTTTCTGCGTGCCAA from Triticum urartu cultivar G1812 chromosome 3, Tu2.1, whole genome shotgun sequence encodes:
- the LOC125547013 gene encoding histone H3.3-like, translated to MARTKQTARKSTGGKAPRKQLATKAARKSAPTTGGVKKPHRYRPGTVALREIRKYQKSTELLIRKLPFQRLVREIAQDFKTDLRFQSHAVLALQEAAEAYLVGLFEDPWREGLSIPMEI